From the Lactuca sativa cultivar Salinas chromosome 9, Lsat_Salinas_v11, whole genome shotgun sequence genome, the window gataaaagcgatatctgtgggcccctcgatgatttagtgatggcacctaagcgcttggctaagccgggactaaattgatgtgttcaattgtagtctgttgtcagtcatcataaatttgaattcgggaaacagcacatagacagagagaatgatttagatccatgtctcagtctatacgatatctggaatggaggaatatatgatcccttatctaaaggacacgcatatctgataagatcagagttgacagcggctttagaaagctacaattgcagatcaggatctgaagtcatggcggaatagttattagacttatccaagtgggagactgttggattagtgtctaagttcataactattttgttatgtacttgacccgatggtgcatggtccttttgggttgccttcaccaaaacaacttgataggatgaattatggagagaaaggattaaatatgatttattaatatattatgagaataatatattaaaagagaaatcatcttgttttattaatattagtcaagaattaataagaattaagtttgtggctaaaagagattaattaaacttaagggactggaattgtaattataagataattgcaattggcctatggattaccttattatTTAGGGTtgaacgaattctatggggaaacccattagaaatcgtccaaggcttcttaaagaagggtccatgggttgcttagggcctaagcatccaaattagggtttcctagttaaaaaccctaatagcctacatgtatatagtacccttaagcctcaaaaacgtggtgaactaattggttagggtttccacacgttttgggcagcctccttctcttctcctcttcatccttttgctcttggtgtttgtgagccattagaggagtgacatttgtgactctaagctttctaaagtcaatacaagaaggatttgagattgttattgctatataacaatcaaggtatgatctaaacctatttcttatgttaatatgattacttgaatgttagatttagggtttaaagtcttggatgaatagcatgtacaatagagaaacctagatccaagcattagggttgcatgagcacataggatgttcttatggctaaaacccaacagataCTCTCCAAGATAGCACCTTTATGCATCCAGCATGCTCATAAGGCTCAGATCTAACCATTTCAGTCTCTATAGTTGCTCAACTCTCGAGAGAAGGTCCAAAACCAACAAAAGGGACCATAAAGAAATCCCTAACTATATCTAAAGAATAAGAAGGCAatatcaaagctttatacctccagaagctccttAAGGCGAACTAGATACAAATTCTTAAAGCCCAAAACCACTCCAAGCTTGCTTGACAACTCCTTCTTCTTGAACGGACACTAAAATGGCCACAAATGCACTCCTTAAGCTCAAAACACACTCTCTAATTGTATTAGGGTTTTCAGAGACATTTGTAGGTGAAAGAGGCTGATTAAGGTGAGGCTCAAATGagataatgatgcttatataggcCTCAagtccggaaattagggtttgggcattcgtcacgtacgcccagcgtatgtgtTGTCCCTCCGCGATCATTCTTGcaaagtacgctaagcgtacccatgagtacacccagcatacttaGGGGACATATTACGaaacatttaaaattttcaagggaTTCAAAGGTAATACCTAATTTGGATTGTTACATTAATACTTGAAATCTAGAGCAGCAAAGCTCATATCTGAATCGATTAATGATTTGTTtggataaactttccaactttatccatctcCTTGTTATGACCCGGGATCTAGATCTCGTGACAGGACCTGTTGTGCTTCCTACAACCGTGAGTATTACTAACACCTAATCTCCTATTGAGAGGAGACTAGGTTAAACTATTCTAAGATATTAAAAACAATTGACTTCAAGCATAATTTTATTTCATGAACGACTACCCTTTAAATAGGGATAAACAAAGGACTCTAATAAGGTAATAAGATCACCCAAATCAACTCAAATACTAAATGATCCTAATAACAAATGTAAAAACTGAAACAAGATAATTTCCTAAAATAAGATATTTTCCAAAAATACTTATTATCCATATGATTCATAACATTACTCCCCTCCTCCGCATTGAGCTTGTCCTCAAGCTCAATAGTCATCCATTAGCGTCATCTTCCTCGTTGTCCATCATGATGCAAAAGATCTTGGCACATTTATGCCCAATCGAGAATATTTCATCACAGTTGAAGCACAAGCCTTTTGCCCGCCTCTCTGCCATTTCTACAGCCGTTAGTTTTTTCCAGGCCGGATTTAGTGTTTCAGTTTTGTAGTTTCCAGCTCCCCCTTTTCCTGCAGACTCTCGTTTTTGGCTTCCAGCCGAGGTTTGGTTTCCTGTAGGCCTGACCCCTATTGGTTGTCCTGCTTCGGCCACCCTTAGCTCAATTTGTCTAGCTAGATTCACGGCATAGTATAGAGTTATGGGTCTCGCAAATTCAACCTCATATCTTATCACATTTATTAGCCCCGCACAAAAGTGCCACATGCTTTGTTCTGGAGTTACTCCGGTCGTTCTTCCTAATAGAGACTCGAAACTTGCACAATAGTCTTCCACCGTGCCGGTTTGCCTGAGTTGTGTTAGTTCTCTGAGCGGGTTCATACTCATTGGAGGCCCAAAACGAATTTTGCACTCCTCCACAAACTCGTTCCAGGTTGGCTGTCCTTTCATCCGCCTCAAATTCCGATACCACTCGCTTGCCTTGCCTTGAAGAACAAAGGTTGCCTGACGAACCCATGCTTTAGTTGGAGTTTGTTGTTCTTCAAAGAAGTCCTCACACTTCTGTAACCATTCAAGTGGGTCACCCTTGCCGTCATACACCGGAAACTCCATCTTGGCGAATCTAGGCACCCGATTTCTAGGTACCCGATTGCCACGGTAACCTCCTTCATCAAATTCATCCCAACTTTTATGCACCTGTTCTTGTTCAATATGCCGATTGTGTCCCGATCCTTCAACTTTCTGGAAATCCCAGCGGTGTTTGAATGATTGTGGGTCTGCATTGCGCCAAGAATCAGACCCCTTCTCTACTCCCCGCCCTGTTCCCAAGGGGTTTGATCCAAACGACCCCCTGCCTCGACCTAACACCGTGAAGGCACTCGTCATCTTGCCTCCTGGTGAGTTGCCGGTGATGATGCCCTTGCCCCTTCCTCGGCCTAGCTCGCTGCTATCTTCAAATTGCTGGTccatctcttcttcttcctcgccTGCTTCAGACCCTTGTTTGTTGACCTTGTTTTGGGATTGTGATAAACTCTCTTCCAGCGCCGCATGCTTGGCCTGCAAGGCTTCGACTGCCCCCTTCAGTTCAAGGGTACTCTGAGTTTGTTGGACCATGAATGCTTCTAGCTTCTTCATCAATTCTTCCTGTTGAGTAGACATCACGagcggctctgataccaaatttgtTATGACCCGGGATCTAGATCTCGTGACAGGACCTGTTGTGCTTCCTACAACCGTGAGTATTACTAACACCTAATCTCCTATTGAGAGGAGACTAGGTTAAACTATTCTAAGATATTAAAAACAATTGACTTCAAGCATAATTTTATTTCATGAACGACTACCCTTTAAATAGGGATAAACAAAGGACTCTAATAAGGAAACAAGATCACCCAAATCAACTCAAATACTAAATGATCCTAATTACCAAATGTAAAAACTAAAACAAGATAATTTCCTAAAATAAGATATTTTCCAAAAATACTTATTATCCATATGATTCATAACACTCCTTAGTcgaaacaaccaagatctagaactctaaattttaaatgaaaaataaatgacCAAGGGATTATGAATGGATTGGAAAAGGGATGAGAACACAACTTTCTAGTATAAAATGGTCCATAAGTGAGActgaaacaacatcatccattggagTTTTCCAACCTCCAAGCAATCACAAGTTATGGGACTAAAAgacaaccaaaatatcatttaAGCCTATATCTAAGCATAGAAATCAATAAACTAAGGATGTTTgatacttacaatggtccaaaaaAGAGGAAAAAGAAGCACAACTTCTAGATCCGTACTCTATTCTCTTCCTTAATCTTCCTTTCCCACGAAACTTCACCAAGAATGCTCCAAACAcaaacacactcacacacacacacaagcaccaagaacactcaaggGGCCTTGGGTTTTGTCATTGGTGGCAGAGGTTGGAGAACGCATGAAACCTTAAAAGTTAGCACCCTTAAATAAGGCTCAAGGCCTGACATCTAGGGGTGTTTGCGGTTCAGTTTGAAACCGTGAAACCGGCCAAACCTGTTATCGGTTTGGTTTTACGGTTTGTATTTTTCTTTACGGTTTGGCTTGCGGTTTCGAACTTTTCAAACCGTATTGAACGGTTTGGCTTACGGTTTTTAagattttaaaccgtataaaaaccggaccggaccataggatttgaatatatattaattaatttttttatatgtaattatattttattgtattatatattaatttttatatacAAATAATAAACTTTAAAACCATAATATTGAATTATTACAGCTCAATTATTGTTTCTTTTGTGATATGGTGATTAGTAAATGAAGCCCAAATTGATAGTCCCTAAATCCTAGTCCAGTAGTCCACCAGTCCACCTCCACATCCAAGCAATTGTGAACGACAAGGTGATTCACTGATTCTTTTCATATTTTGAACTTGCCCTAATCGAGTAATCGCAAATCGCAAAGACGCAAAGGCTTGGTTTACACTTAATATTGCAATATTTTTAACAAATCGTTAATAGTGCAGTTTTTTTTACTAAATTAGACagaattttaattgttttaatacCTTAAATATTGCAGTTTTTTTACTGTTTTAATACCTTTAAtagtgtattttttttttgttgttttaataCCTCTAATATTGCAGTTTTAATATTAGGTAGAATTTTTACTATTTTAATAAATGTAATAGTGCAGTTTTTTTTACTAAATTAGTTTAATGGGCTCGACTAAAATGGACCTAAAAAGCCCAAATCGTGAACCTAAACCGGAGTCAAACCGTTAGTAACGGTTTGGTTTGGTTCGGTTTTAAATTTTTAACGGTTCGGCTTCGGTTTTTGCTTGACGAAAACCGTTAGTAACGGTTTGGCTTCGGTTTGACCTAAAAACCGAAAAAACCagaccgtgaacacccctaccGACATCTAAGGTTTTAAACCTAGTCGCCATCACGTCACGGTCCGTATCCCCTCGCAACTTAAGCGACGTGGCCCTATCGAAACACACTACTGTTCGCCCTATTATGCCCTGAAAACCCCACATCTCAAACTTGATAAAATAAGTAAATGCTAAAAGACTTATACCTTGAGCACTTATGTTACATCAAAACcacatacttatatttttaaaacaaaataatagtatacttataataacatatttattttttaataacgcatcatatttttcataaaaataaatacatttgtataaaaaaaataaatataaattttgaaaattacatcACATAGAAACTAAAAGTAgtaaaataatgtttttatacttcaaatatttttaaaaaaaaattagaaaacaaaATTATTTAATGATGTGTTGTATTCTAAATAGTTTAGATAAAATTTAGATTACAAAagttatttatatattaaataaaatatatttacatgataattaaaattaatatatttcaAGTGTTGGACCGGAGACTCTCTTCAGATTGAGCCtaaatttatgtttcaaatgttagttatataagtattatattttttttatatttagtttTGTTTACCTCTTTATTTGGTTCATGATAATTaatacaaaattaaataaatttcttCATGAATTAAATACAAAAGATAAAAAACTAAAATATAGAAActgaatatttatataattaaatgtcACAAATTGTCCAAAGACGACGTTTCATAAATGGTCATTTAGGGAAGTTTTACAAATGATTTTTAGGGGAAGTTCCAAAAATGATCATTAGGTAAAGTTTcataaaatatcaaaaaaaataaataaataaataaataaataaataattatctaAAATTCTTTCAATTTAATGGGTCCTCCAAAGGAATATCCAAAATAATATGTGTACTCATTGAAATTTGatggaaaaaaaaagttatttaagtTGTTTTTTCCAATGTGTGGAGTTTCTTTTTCAATTTAACACTTTTAGTTAAACAACATGATTCATATGATTTATCAGTTAAAtccaaggttctaaaaagctcgtcATGGCTCCAAGGCTTGCACCTGCCGCCAAGCTTTTCCAAAACGCTgccttaactcatatatgtgtataaaaatgaataatagttgaaaatacatataaacatattaaTTATGTAGAAAATTTCCGCCTTAAGCCGCGACTTACAAACGCTGTGACTCGCCAAGGCTCGAAAAAacttgaggcttgacattgccgccaagtcacgccttacgttatttagaaccttggttaAATCTATAATCTTAGATTGATTAGTTTAACTTTCTCCgactcaagttattaaataaacatGTTAGATCTATGTGATTTTTCAGTCCAATATGATATATCAAATAAATCTGCTGAAATTTCATAACTTACATaagatacaatatatatatatatatatatatatatatatatatatatatatatatatatatatatatatatatatatatatactcaaatTAAACCAgttaaaattattaaaatatttCTGATACATACATGGAAATCACCACTAGGGTCTTTTTTGTTACATACttgaaaatcatttatttttgtaatattattCCCTTTCAAAAACCGAACTTTGGGCCATATACAACTTTTATTGTATAAGATACATAGTCATACTATCTTTTATTATGCCATGATTATTCTCAATGTAGTACTTCCACCTATTGATTACCTCGTACGATGGCCAACACcttactaatggtaagattgtgGCTCGAGTCGTTGTTCAAACATGCCAATGCGGCTCGAGCCATATGAACCACTTGAGGATCACTTGTAACCGTTAACCTTGGATCCAAAATAGGGCTTAGTATATTCTTCTCCAAAAACGGTAGTGCCTGAAAGATGAAAGTTTTATTCTTTTGACTTTATGTTGTTCTtttatcataaaaaaaataataataaataaaataaaataaaactcctATAGATTACTAAATTAAAAGGTTGTTTTTTTTCtatgtattcatatatataatttacaaaCTTAAAGGGTTGTTTCTTTTTTTCTATTTATGTCATGATTGTGAAAAATGACTTACTGCCTTAATAAAATGTTGGACACataatgtctttttttttttcttaacgaGACTAAATAATCATTTTACAATTACATTACTAAATAACAAATTTCATAATACTAATCAATTTTAACAATATCCATCGATTTTAAACATGTGCGTTTGGAGgaaaaaataaaggaaaatagGCAAACGCTTGGTTACTTAAACCCTAAGTCATTAGGTCCAAATTAAGTAAATAATTAACAACCCAATCAAGTTCTTAAcctattaagtcaaaaagaaacaacacTGTAGACAACATTTCCTTACCCAGTCAACAAGGGATTGACCATCCTTTTCAAACAATCGCCTACTAAGTCCCGATATAAGCTCCAACAAGAAAACTCCATAATCTTGTATATCCGCTCTAAGTTGCTCATTCATATCTATATTCTTGCATCTTAATTCACCAAAAACACACATTATTTACCCTTCAAACCAATAAATTACACAAGATTTATATCACTAACATGGATTCATCTTGCGGATCATTATCAATCTTCATCTGCTTTGTTGTTGTCTCGTAAATGCAAAGCTTCAATATCACCATTAAAGGCTTCAAATttcatgactcaaaagtccattTTCATTTAAAGAAACACAAACAAATAAGATTTTGTTACCATAGCAGAAGAATCACCACCAAGTGCAACATTACAAGAACAAAGGGATAAGTTTACAATTGATCCATCTGCAAACTCCTCATGAAGGTATTGGATGCCTGCACCGATTTCTAGGGCAATACCCCACCGCGTGTTCCATGAAAGGTTTGTTGCTGCCTTATCACCTAAATTTTTTTATACAGaagggtatttacgtcttttgcacaaACAACAGATAAAGAGCGAGTCTCCGTGGATTTTTGTCCCATTGGGATTAGTCTCCAATTTACACAACTAACATTAGTCCCAACACAGTACAACCTGTTCTGTCATATCCTATGTGACAAACGAACCTAACGGATTGAGAATCACATAACTCACAAAAGGAGACTTACACAACAAACAAGCTTCAAGTGAACCTTCCGGACAATCACACAACAAGAAGATGGAACCACCAATCCAACAATAACCAACAAGATTCAAAATATTCCTATGGCGAACTCGCGACACAATTTTAAGTAAAGAAGCCGAATGATCATCTGCACGAAAACACATAACAATAACCTGATTCTCTCCATAAACCCCAGTGTATATGATCCTATTTTGATCTTTAAGCGTgacattttgaaaatcatttgtTATTTCTTCAATTTCACCCAAAGAAAAAGCTCTTGGGAACCCTGTTCTCCATGACAACGGGTATGAAGAAGGCGTTAATGGAGTTTGTTTTGGTGAGTTTGGTAATTCTTCCACAAAGTCATCATCTGTGAAAGCTTGATCATCGATTTTTCTGCAAACTGTTTGCCATTCTTCGCATTCTGGGCCTGTGATTTTTGATGGGATTAAGGTTGCTACACCTTTTTCCTTCAATAAAGCTACATGACAGTCTACGTTTTTGTGTATATATTCTTTATCTTTCTTCAAGTATCTAAAATTCAAAAGGGAATCCATAAAGACAAGATcttgaaattttcaaaagaaaatcaagaAACCAAAAAAATGAAGTACCCATCTAGAACAATCCAGCGAGGATCGAGCTTTTCTGCTTCTTCGACTGCCAATTTCTTGGATTCGTATCCTGCAGCTAGCCTTATATCTAACTTCACCTGCAGGGAGGATCATTCAGACGAGGAGGGCTTTTATGTCTTTTTACACAGACGGGAGATCAGAGAATCAAATTCCATCTTTTTGAGAAAGCAAACGAGACCTTTAAGTACTGAGAAAGCAAAGAAAACACAAACCTCCCTCTGCTTACAATGGTGGTAGTAGGGCTGGAGAAACTTTTGGTATTCCCTCTTCTTTCTCCCAATCGCTTGTTGGAGTTCCGATGGAGTCATTTCATTGTGTGAAAACTCGAGTTTTATCCCTGATTTGTAGCCCAAGATTCAAATGAAAATCAACATTTTTTGTACAAAAAAGAAAGAGTACTGGCTACATTGATCTATAAAATTACAAACTTTGACTTAATAACAGTAAAAACAAAAAGCATCGATCAGAAGGAGTTCATAATTTGAATCAATCTTTCAAGGCGAATTCCGACCAGTTATACAAGAGACATGAGAAGCTTACAGATGCCGGAGGTGCCAACTCCGAGGTGAAAAGGTAAACAAGAAGGAGCGGGTTTCTTGCCAATTTCCGGCAACACTCCAAGAACGACGACGGTGTCATTTGGGCCAACAATGTACTTAATCGCCCAATCTAGAGCATCGAGACTTCCTTTCCCCCTGTTTCCGTCAATCACCACTATTACATTTTCTCCGGCGGCTGATGATTGCAGAGAGATTGAATCTACCGATGATGAATCCATCGGTAATTATTCGATTGTCAGGTGATATCAAGGGATATACTTTGACATTAATAGCGAACATTACAGATTCCGCTGTCCGGGAGATGGGGTTATCTTCCTGGGTATTAGTGGCTTAGGTAGAACCGTCATGAACGAAGGTAGCAAGGTTTTTTCTTGTTGATTTGCACAAAAGATGAACATTGGGGTTTTCAGGGCTTTTGTTTTCATTGCatgagaaaatgaagttttaCAATTTCATTTTAGttctttttattttactttttaaaCTCTTAAATTTGGAATGCTTAATATTTTTTTGAACAAATTACTAAATGGTTCTTAAGGTTTTGTCTTTTTCCCTAAAATAGTCCTTACAGAATTTTTTTTCCTCAGATGGTACCTACGGAGCAAACCTTGCACACAAAAGGCCCCTGTGACTAACTTTGCTAACAGATTCTGTTAAGTTttatgaaatgacaaaaataccctttgtTTTATGCACATAAATGGTCCCCCCTCTCTCTCATATATGGGTCTTTTACTGTTCGTGATGCTATCAAGTGATGAGATGAGAAGCTCACCGGAGGAAGCAGCTACAACTCTCGTTCCCCCCTCATCTCCTTCTGGTTTTGCCAGAAAGCATTGATCCAATAGAGGACTTCTtcttcttgaactttctcttccaTTGCACACATGGGATTTCATATCCTTTACCAGATGGTAGTAAATTATGGTCTGAGGATGACGAAGGCAGAACCGATCAAGATTCCGATTAAGGTGAAGAGGAGACGCTGTTCTTTGAGGATGTAATTGATGAATCTTGGGAGATATCGGTGATGGATTTAGGTAAGCAAGGTGGGGTTTGACTAGTCGACATTTCTTCATCTCTCCTTTGATTTGCATTTGATTGTTTATGAAACTGCTTCATGTTGTTCATCGTGATTGAATCTTCCATTCAAAATTATGCTTTTTTTTGTACAAAGGGGTTAATTGGTTATGAGCAAGTGAAGAGCATGAGAATGAAAATGGGCGTACAAACGATGTTTTATGCTTTCAGGTGTTCTTTCAAGTTTGTAAAATGCTACAGGGAAACATGTTTGATCTTATTGCCCACCAAGTGTTTGATCTTTTGTCGAATGATCTTTCCATGGTGTAAAGTTCTTAGCTACACCTAAAACACAGTTTGCCCACAAATTTCTAAATTTGGCTTTTAAATTTTTTAAGCAATTGTGAAAACCCCTAAATCATAACctggtggagagagagagagagagagagaggaccatCTGTGTGCATAAAACAAAGGGTATTTTTGTCGTTTAACAAAACTTAACAGAATATGTTAGTAAAGTTAGTCGCATTGGCCTTTTGTGTGTAAGGTTTGCTCCGTAGGTACCATCTGAGGGAAAAAAGTTTCGTAAGGACTACTTTAGGGATAAAGACAAAACCTTAAggatcattcgtgtaatttgttctatttttttatttggaAGAATTTTcctaaataaacatttaaataatatatttatatttatagtatCTAATAAATGAATCTCCTCTCCTATTTTAATAAACTAGGATATAACCCATGAAATCCACGGTAGACAAAGTAAGAAAAAATtggaattttaaaaaacataattttaattaggAAGAATTCCACTTTTATACAACTTATAAAAACCTTACCAACATTCatattaaaatcacataattttcTTTAGAAAAAAAATCCATTTCTTTTACTAAAAGGTTTTATATAGAAAAGTCTAATtattttgcaaaaattttaataaggtattaaaagtttttttttaacaaaaaaatctcGATTATTTAACATTTTCCTTAAATTaacgaaaattttatttttttatatttgaacAGTAAATGACAAATTATGTGATTTTCTTAAAACAATGAgacttttctgttaaaaaaataagactttatcaaaacatttcccaaaATAATTGCAATTTTCCGCATAATGCTTTTACTAAAATGCGTGAATTAAATGGCTAATATAGACACCACTTCATCATGAACACAATTTAACTAACATCGTTCCTTAACTTACATAAAGCATATGCATGTCAACAAATAAAATAAACTCGATTAAAATAAACTCAATTAGCTTTCTGTGTCTCTGTGTGGCGTATAGGTTTGTGAATCCATCTTTAGTCCTTTTCTATTTGTGGAATGCAGCAACTTAAAAATAATTAACTGGAAATAATCACATGAAGTATATAGGTAAATTAGAAGTGCCAAAGGCGATGCTTAGTTTTAACGTACATTTAATTAGCATGGCGGATTTTCTTACTTGGATTTGAAATCTTGTCTAAACAACTAATACTTGATCTGAATCCCTAAATTGTAGTATCAGAAATAGAGCAATTTCACTAGACAATGATTTTACAGACTTGTATTTCATGTAGTAAAAGTTGTAGATGATCGGAGATTTATGATAAAGCTCAATGTTTTTCACCATCGAAAGGTGTCTGGGCCGTAAATAACACCCACCATGATAAAGGTGATCAAATATAAACAACATGCAAAAATTGGTGGCATTTAAACAACACCTTCCCCTCCACGCTTAAAATGTTATCATACTATGAacataaaattttattttcacTTAAAGAATAAAAGCAAAAGCAATGCAAATAATAGTTGATAAATCAAACAGGAGACAAATTGCCATGATTACTGAACCACACTTGAGCAACTAATTGGACCAAAAATTCCAGATCCATAGTCAATAGAAATACTTAAAGTTGTCATGATGTAGATAAGAGGTGCTTCATGAAAACCTCACACATATGGCCACAAATTGACGTGATTAATTACAAATGTGACTTACATAGTGATAAGATTTAATAGATTCTCTTTTCAATAGAATATATGAACCTGGTacaccattttttttaaatacatgatctaaaaataataaatagatTTTCATCTTTCTCAGGAACCATATTAATCTT encodes:
- the LOC111880133 gene encoding receptor-like cytosolic serine/threonine-protein kinase RBK2 encodes the protein MDSSSVDSISLQSSAAGENVIVVIDGNRGKGSLDALDWAIKYIVGPNDTVVVLGVLPEIGKKPAPSCLPFHLGVGTSGIWIKLEFSHNEMTPSELQQAIGRKKREYQKFLQPYYHHCKQREVKLDIRLAAGYESKKLAVEEAEKLDPRWIVLDGYLKKDKEYIHKNVDCHVALLKEKGVATLIPSKITGPECEEWQTVCRKIDDQAFTDDDFVEELPNSPKQTPLTPSSYPLSWRTGFPRAFSLGEIEEITNDFQNVTLKDQNRIIYTGVYGENQVIVMCFRADDHSASLLKIVSRVRHRNILNLVGYCWIGGSIFLLCDCPEGSLEACLLCDKAATNLSWNTRWGIALEIGAGIQYLHEEFADGSIVNLSLCSCNVALGGDSSAMLCIYETTTKQMKIDNDPQDESICKNIDMNEQLRADIQDYGVFLLELISGLSRRLFEKDGQSLVDWALPFLEKNILSPILDPRLTVTSDPQVVHMARAALACLNNDSSHNLTISKVLAIVRGNQ